One part of the Sporosarcina ureae genome encodes these proteins:
- a CDS encoding capping complex subunit for YIEGIA — protein MENQHAEIVAVITTKPEVIQGGGAPVFIVINEMELQEISMTIEKIMDASAHEVNKDTVIIVAR, from the coding sequence TTGGAAAATCAACACGCGGAAATTGTTGCAGTTATTACAACGAAGCCCGAAGTAATTCAAGGGGGAGGAGCGCCTGTTTTCATTGTGATAAATGAAATGGAATTACAAGAAATAAGCATGACGATTGAGAAAATTATGGATGCTTCAGCACATGAAGTGAACAAGGACACAGTCATTATAGTAGCTCGATAA
- a CDS encoding xanthine dehydrogenase family protein molybdopterin-binding subunit, translating to MTNKPWSTVGKPEQRIDAVEKSTGKVRYIGDYSAPGLMHAKLVKSTQAHAKIISVDTTEAWKMPGVRAIVTGNMFPFHIGPILADRPPLAFEKVRYYGEPVAIIVADHEHQAKRATEKVKVVYEPLPIVNSVQQAFLKDAPLVHDNAEQYTKIISDVYPKASTNIGSHIKIRKGDFDAAWANCEETITATYSFNLSDHVAMETRSTRVEINPAGKVIVHSCSQSPFTIKKVLNQFFNVDVGDILVHIPMVGGAFGGKGTVQLEPLAYLASKAVGGKLVKLEFDREEDMTTAPCRIGFDATVQLGVTKEGKLVAGKYTYLLDSGAYSDQAAGITRAAALDCTGPYNIPNVWCDSYCMYTNHPFATSFRGYGHPELTFAVERTMDQLAEKLQMDPLQFRMMNGIKPGDTTPTQTVLTANNIGDLEKCINRAKELIKWDEGQKVKSGKNKVRAKGISTFWKTSTTATNAQAGAIIIFEADGSVNLNCAAIELGQGTKTILGQILAEKLGMDMNKVHVTMEVNTQYDPHQWRTVASSSTFLAGRAVVYAADHAIAQLKKTAAVVLQCSPDDLEVGGGRVYLKPDPTFGVDIKDISLGYTYPSGHSIEGQIVGIGKHIQRHLTPMDQQTGFGKPGPWWSVGVQAVEIELDTRDFTYSILKGVTVLDGGTIINPMTATQQMRGGMYMGLSYATSEKFVFDDQGIVQNSDLRGYPMLRYGEQPTEYHVDFIESPAIDGPFGARGIGEYGVIGAPACLANSLSIATDVELNELPLTPESIWQKKKEGTK from the coding sequence ATGACCAATAAACCATGGTCCACAGTTGGGAAACCAGAACAACGGATTGATGCGGTGGAAAAATCGACAGGAAAAGTTAGGTATATAGGGGATTACTCAGCTCCTGGACTTATGCATGCCAAACTTGTGAAAAGCACACAAGCCCATGCCAAAATTATTTCCGTAGATACGACTGAAGCATGGAAAATGCCTGGTGTGCGTGCAATTGTTACTGGCAATATGTTTCCGTTCCATATAGGACCTATATTGGCGGACCGACCTCCATTGGCATTTGAGAAAGTCCGTTATTATGGTGAACCTGTGGCGATTATCGTAGCAGATCATGAACATCAGGCAAAACGTGCAACCGAGAAAGTGAAAGTTGTATATGAACCTTTACCTATTGTGAACTCCGTGCAACAAGCATTTCTAAAAGATGCGCCACTTGTACATGACAACGCTGAACAATACACGAAAATCATAAGCGATGTCTATCCAAAAGCGTCTACAAATATTGGGAGTCATATTAAAATTCGTAAAGGTGACTTTGATGCAGCTTGGGCAAATTGTGAGGAAACCATCACAGCGACTTATTCATTTAATCTTTCAGATCATGTCGCGATGGAAACGAGAAGTACGCGAGTTGAAATTAATCCAGCGGGCAAGGTCATTGTCCACTCCTGTAGTCAGTCACCATTTACAATCAAAAAAGTGCTCAACCAATTTTTTAATGTCGACGTTGGAGATATCCTCGTTCATATTCCGATGGTAGGTGGTGCGTTTGGTGGGAAGGGAACTGTTCAGTTAGAACCACTTGCTTATTTGGCTTCGAAAGCAGTTGGTGGAAAATTAGTGAAATTGGAGTTTGACCGAGAAGAAGATATGACAACAGCACCTTGTCGAATTGGCTTCGACGCAACCGTTCAGCTTGGGGTAACGAAAGAAGGGAAGTTGGTAGCGGGGAAATATACGTATTTACTGGATTCAGGTGCGTATTCTGATCAAGCCGCAGGGATTACAAGGGCGGCGGCACTTGATTGTACAGGTCCTTATAACATTCCAAATGTATGGTGTGACTCATATTGTATGTATACAAATCATCCTTTTGCGACTTCATTTAGGGGATATGGACATCCCGAGCTAACATTTGCAGTTGAACGAACAATGGATCAGCTAGCTGAGAAGTTACAAATGGATCCTCTTCAGTTTCGTATGATGAATGGTATTAAACCAGGAGATACAACTCCGACTCAAACCGTCTTGACAGCGAATAATATTGGCGATTTGGAGAAATGCATTAACCGTGCTAAAGAGTTAATCAAGTGGGATGAAGGACAAAAAGTTAAGAGTGGAAAGAACAAAGTGCGCGCGAAAGGGATTAGTACGTTTTGGAAAACTTCCACGACGGCTACAAATGCACAGGCAGGCGCCATTATTATTTTTGAAGCAGACGGTAGCGTGAATTTGAATTGTGCAGCGATAGAGTTAGGACAAGGAACTAAAACGATACTCGGACAAATTCTTGCAGAAAAGTTAGGCATGGACATGAATAAAGTTCATGTCACAATGGAAGTCAATACACAATACGACCCTCACCAATGGCGTACCGTTGCGAGCAGTTCAACTTTTTTAGCGGGTAGGGCTGTCGTATACGCTGCAGATCATGCAATTGCACAGTTAAAGAAAACAGCTGCCGTTGTGTTGCAATGTTCTCCTGATGACTTAGAAGTTGGCGGTGGAAGGGTGTACTTAAAGCCTGATCCTACATTTGGTGTGGATATTAAGGATATTTCCTTGGGTTATACGTATCCAAGTGGGCATTCAATAGAAGGACAAATTGTCGGTATCGGGAAACATATACAGCGACATTTAACGCCGATGGATCAACAAACCGGTTTTGGGAAGCCCGGACCGTGGTGGTCGGTTGGTGTACAAGCTGTAGAAATTGAATTAGACACAAGGGATTTTACGTATTCTATTTTAAAAGGCGTCACGGTCCTTGACGGAGGCACCATTATTAACCCGATGACAGCCACACAACAAATGCGTGGCGGCATGTATATGGGCTTGAGTTATGCGACAAGCGAAAAGTTTGTCTTTGATGATCAGGGAATTGTACAAAACTCAGACCTTCGGGGCTATCCAATGTTGCGCTATGGTGAACAACCGACAGAATATCATGTGGATTTTATCGAAAGCCCAGCAATTGATGGACCTTTTGGTGCCCGTGGAATAGGTGAATATGGCGTTATTGGAGCACCCGCATGTTTGGCAAACAGTCTTTCCATTGCAACTGATGTGGAGTTAAATGAATTACCACTTACACCAGAATCCATTTGGCAAAAGAAGAAGGAGGGAACTAAATGA
- a CDS encoding type II toxin-antitoxin system RelE family toxin produces the protein MENKFEIVFIEDAKEDYRKLDGSEKKYVDIALAKIRLRADELGEELTKKGDSNLIGCKKIKFRKIGIRIVFRVIGGQVEIAEIISIGKRRNDEVYKNAAKRLRNIKKKHQ, from the coding sequence ATGGAAAATAAATTCGAGATAGTATTTATAGAAGACGCAAAAGAAGATTATCGAAAATTAGATGGTTCTGAGAAAAAATATGTTGATATCGCACTTGCGAAGATTAGATTACGAGCAGATGAGCTTGGTGAAGAACTAACAAAAAAAGGTGACTCCAATTTAATTGGCTGTAAAAAGATTAAGTTCAGAAAAATAGGTATTCGAATAGTCTTTAGGGTTATTGGTGGTCAAGTTGAAATAGCTGAGATTATTTCAATTGGAAAACGAAGGAATGATGAGGTTTATAAAAATGCTGCTAAACGTCTCAGAAATATAAAGAAAAAGCATCAATGA
- a CDS encoding M20 family metallopeptidase — protein MDLLKTVSRLIEQKREKFIALSDKIWEVPELCFEEHQSSAYLIGALEEEGFKVERGVAGLETAFIGNYGSGKPVVAILGEYDALAGLSQKKGLTHHDPVVNGGNGHGCGHNLLGTGAFAAAVAIKEYMELNQLKGTVRFYGCPAEEAGSGKAFMARAGLFDDVDAAFSWHPWDVPGLMDVKTLANYSARFKFKGKSAHAAAAPHLGRSALDAVELMNVGVNYLREHMVQDARIHYAVTDTGGISPNVVQANAEVVYLIRALEKDEVQSLYERVYDIARGAALMTGTTFEVEFEGTASNLIPNTVLADVMYENLTKVEIPTYDEADQKFAKEIRSTLSQDDLNNAYVGRDRETVKKLKELDIADFVPSHNPSDAVLSGSTDVGDVSWIVPTMQCLTTCFALGTPLHTWQVVSQGVTPIAHKGMLQAGKVIAATAIQAMENPEIIEQAKAELQERLDGKTYTSLIPDSVK, from the coding sequence ATGGATTTACTGAAAACGGTTTCAAGGCTAATCGAGCAAAAAAGAGAAAAGTTCATTGCACTAAGCGATAAAATCTGGGAAGTACCGGAATTGTGTTTCGAGGAACATCAATCTTCTGCTTATTTAATAGGGGCTTTGGAAGAGGAAGGTTTTAAGGTCGAGCGTGGCGTAGCAGGACTGGAAACCGCTTTTATTGGAAATTACGGAAGCGGGAAGCCTGTTGTCGCGATTTTGGGTGAATATGATGCATTGGCGGGGCTTAGTCAGAAAAAAGGACTTACCCATCACGATCCAGTTGTCAATGGTGGAAATGGCCATGGCTGTGGTCATAATTTGCTGGGAACAGGTGCATTTGCCGCGGCTGTTGCAATTAAAGAGTATATGGAGTTAAATCAGTTAAAAGGAACAGTCCGCTTCTATGGCTGTCCCGCTGAAGAAGCCGGTTCTGGTAAAGCATTCATGGCTCGTGCTGGTCTTTTTGACGATGTGGATGCTGCGTTTTCATGGCACCCTTGGGATGTTCCCGGTCTTATGGACGTGAAGACGCTCGCTAATTACTCTGCTCGTTTTAAGTTTAAAGGGAAAAGTGCCCACGCAGCGGCGGCGCCTCATTTAGGTAGGAGTGCACTGGATGCGGTGGAATTGATGAATGTCGGTGTGAATTATTTGAGAGAGCATATGGTTCAGGATGCCCGTATCCATTACGCAGTTACAGATACAGGCGGCATCTCACCGAATGTGGTCCAAGCGAATGCCGAAGTCGTCTATTTGATACGAGCTCTGGAGAAGGATGAAGTTCAATCGCTTTACGAAAGAGTCTATGACATTGCACGCGGAGCGGCCTTAATGACAGGCACGACGTTTGAAGTGGAATTCGAAGGGACTGCTTCTAACTTAATCCCAAATACTGTGCTTGCGGATGTGATGTACGAGAATTTAACGAAAGTCGAGATTCCTACTTATGATGAAGCGGATCAAAAATTCGCCAAAGAGATTCGAAGTACGCTTTCACAGGATGATTTAAACAATGCGTACGTGGGACGCGACAGGGAAACAGTGAAAAAGTTGAAAGAACTGGACATTGCAGACTTTGTTCCCTCACATAATCCCTCGGATGCTGTATTATCAGGCTCTACAGATGTAGGGGATGTTAGTTGGATTGTTCCGACGATGCAATGTCTGACAACTTGTTTTGCACTCGGCACCCCACTTCATACATGGCAAGTCGTTTCGCAGGGAGTTACACCGATTGCGCATAAAGGGATGCTACAGGCAGGGAAAGTGATTGCGGCGACAGCCATCCAAGCGATGGAAAACCCGGAAATTATTGAACAAGCCAAAGCTGAGTTGCAGGAACGTTTGGATGGTAAGACATACACCTCATTAATCCCCGACTCGGTGAAATGA
- a CDS encoding (2Fe-2S)-binding protein, producing the protein MNKQNTASKAFIHLHVNGETQEVAVRNADTLLSTLREKLGLTGAKQSCENGDCGACTVLINGEPSHSCLSLAVEVVDLPITTIEGLLDSPVREAFVDKWAIQCGFCTPGFIVNCHALLTDHPNANEEIVEKWLQSNICRCTGYQEIKDAVNSLIGSNDHSINKTHPRLSK; encoded by the coding sequence ATGAATAAGCAAAACACAGCATCTAAAGCTTTTATTCATTTACATGTGAACGGGGAAACACAGGAAGTGGCTGTTCGAAACGCGGATACTTTGCTGTCTACTTTAAGGGAAAAGCTTGGATTAACAGGCGCCAAACAGTCGTGTGAAAATGGGGATTGCGGGGCATGCACGGTACTTATTAACGGAGAACCTAGCCATTCATGCCTATCATTGGCAGTTGAAGTTGTTGATTTACCAATCACAACAATTGAAGGACTATTAGATTCGCCTGTTCGAGAAGCTTTTGTTGATAAATGGGCAATTCAATGCGGGTTTTGTACACCCGGTTTTATCGTCAATTGTCATGCGTTACTGACCGACCATCCAAATGCGAATGAAGAAATCGTAGAGAAGTGGTTACAATCCAATATTTGCAGATGTACAGGATATCAAGAAATTAAAGATGCAGTGAATTCATTGATTGGATCAAATGATCATTCCATAAATAAAACACATCCAAGACTTTCAAAGTAG
- a CDS encoding B3/4 domain-containing protein, with protein MQLTVNSSIFAKIPDFKLGIIYYNKTIVSASPQMLKGRLQLFQEQLYFELLDKDFADFKGLAEWQSIWTTLGADLSTKPPALQLLLQQIKDRHYTSSFHSAEDLNTFFSLQYEIPTVIYDADKIAGDILLSVGSAEDGYEGLNNQFNTFENILLLSDGYSPFGSPYVDSIRTAVTEETENIIQLLFIHPSLEQEKAQQLVEACGKMFTSINGGDYHSSVVDSQNPNFILTKEVES; from the coding sequence ATGCAACTTACTGTTAATTCTTCTATATTCGCGAAAATCCCTGATTTTAAATTAGGCATAATCTATTATAACAAAACAATCGTCTCTGCATCACCTCAGATGCTAAAAGGACGACTACAATTATTTCAAGAACAATTATATTTCGAACTACTTGACAAAGACTTCGCAGATTTCAAAGGTCTAGCAGAATGGCAATCCATCTGGACAACTCTTGGTGCAGACCTTTCGACTAAGCCACCAGCTCTTCAATTACTCTTACAGCAGATCAAAGATCGACACTATACTTCTTCTTTCCATAGTGCAGAAGATCTGAACACGTTCTTTTCCCTGCAATACGAAATCCCAACAGTTATTTACGATGCTGACAAAATAGCGGGAGATATTTTGTTGTCTGTCGGCAGCGCTGAGGACGGCTACGAAGGATTGAATAATCAATTCAATACCTTTGAAAACATCTTACTCCTAAGCGACGGTTACAGTCCATTTGGTAGCCCATATGTCGATTCTATACGAACGGCCGTAACTGAGGAAACTGAAAACATTATACAACTGCTTTTCATTCATCCTTCATTGGAACAAGAAAAGGCTCAACAACTAGTCGAAGCTTGTGGTAAAATGTTCACTAGCATAAACGGTGGTGACTATCATAGTTCTGTAGTGGATAGTCAAAATCCTAACTTTATCCTAACAAAAGAGGTGGAATCATGA
- a CDS encoding VWA domain-containing protein gives MENIMKDDSFENYRNFTRLDDLSSAIGTVKFGEKTNEWLIEQKERDKGLQKQMQEVQAMKRQLQKQEQKNGAGNGSEELQEDLIEAMSDLGDQLQQTLQNNSHSFSEAMSPAIQEMKQTKDSLKSLLGGTSAGSGDAELKKVPLRDQISLAEKIASNKQMKEIADWAGRFKQIARKKQKSKHSDSMERSGVTLGNDIERMLPMELGLYTHPITKNDFLRRFVEGQTMQYELKGHEVLGKGPIVLCLDQSGSMHKLDTQSKGFTLALMSIARKQKRDFCLILFSTRTKIFKYERGKIKISDMINLAQTFLGGGTDFALPLERTMNVINESRFKQADVVFVTDGEDRVKDSFLEVFNKKKKKKEFNVLSLTIGSNAKMVRQFLDKVVQVKDFDDTGSFTAFEI, from the coding sequence ATGGAGAATATCATGAAAGATGATTCGTTTGAAAACTACCGAAACTTTACTCGATTGGATGACTTATCTTCAGCCATCGGAACTGTGAAATTTGGGGAGAAAACGAATGAATGGTTAATTGAACAAAAAGAAAGGGACAAAGGCTTACAAAAACAAATGCAAGAGGTTCAGGCGATGAAAAGGCAACTTCAAAAGCAGGAACAAAAAAATGGGGCTGGAAATGGTAGTGAGGAGTTACAAGAAGACTTAATAGAAGCAATGTCAGACTTGGGGGATCAACTTCAACAGACGTTACAGAATAACAGTCATAGCTTTTCAGAAGCGATGTCACCAGCTATACAGGAAATGAAACAGACGAAAGACAGCTTGAAATCATTACTTGGAGGCACGAGTGCAGGAAGTGGTGACGCAGAACTGAAAAAAGTTCCTTTACGAGACCAAATTTCATTAGCTGAAAAGATCGCGTCTAATAAACAGATGAAAGAAATTGCGGATTGGGCGGGTCGATTCAAACAGATAGCCCGTAAAAAGCAAAAATCTAAGCATAGTGATTCAATGGAAAGAAGTGGGGTTACCCTAGGCAACGATATTGAGAGAATGCTACCAATGGAATTGGGTTTGTATACACATCCAATAACGAAGAACGACTTCCTACGTCGCTTTGTGGAAGGCCAAACGATGCAATATGAACTGAAAGGACATGAGGTACTAGGGAAAGGTCCAATTGTGCTTTGTCTGGATCAATCAGGCAGCATGCACAAGCTCGATACCCAATCAAAAGGTTTTACGTTAGCGCTCATGTCGATTGCAAGAAAACAGAAAAGGGATTTTTGTTTAATCCTGTTTTCTACTCGAACAAAAATCTTTAAATATGAAAGAGGGAAAATAAAAATTTCAGATATGATCAATTTAGCTCAAACTTTCTTAGGTGGAGGCACGGACTTTGCGCTTCCTCTTGAAAGAACGATGAATGTAATAAACGAAAGTCGTTTCAAGCAGGCGGATGTTGTGTTTGTTACGGACGGGGAAGACCGAGTGAAGGATTCATTCTTAGAAGTATTCAATAAAAAGAAGAAAAAAAAAGAGTTTAATGTGCTATCCCTAACGATAGGAAGCAATGCAAAAATGGTCAGGCAGTTTTTAGATAAGGTAGTACAAGTTAAAGATTTTGATGATACTGGAAGTTTTACTGCTTTTGAAATATAA
- a CDS encoding nucleotidyltransferase family protein: MKIIGIYLAAGNSTRMGTHKLALPVGTMSLGSLALETALNSPLDEIFVITKDIDDTEWIPSHMKSNAKCTIIQCPTSNEGQSESLRCGIQHAQERHADGVLVMLADQPFITVQMLSEMITCMSEKPDCRFVATTSKQVTMPPVLFSAYMYPELLKLRGDKGARAILKGDFLQQGKLLNCNDKRLVFDVDTVKDYETLKAFNKGNE, translated from the coding sequence ATGAAAATCATTGGCATTTATCTAGCTGCCGGAAATAGCACACGGATGGGTACTCATAAATTAGCATTGCCTGTTGGTACTATGTCTCTCGGTAGCTTGGCACTGGAAACTGCATTAAATTCTCCACTGGATGAAATTTTTGTAATTACTAAAGACATAGATGACACAGAATGGATTCCTTCACATATGAAATCCAACGCTAAATGCACAATCATTCAATGTCCTACTTCAAATGAAGGCCAATCTGAATCCTTGCGCTGCGGTATTCAACACGCACAAGAACGACATGCTGATGGCGTACTCGTCATGCTAGCCGACCAACCTTTTATAACGGTTCAAATGCTTTCTGAAATGATTACTTGTATGAGTGAAAAGCCCGACTGCAGATTTGTAGCCACTACATCCAAACAAGTCACTATGCCCCCCGTTCTATTTTCTGCCTACATGTACCCTGAACTTTTAAAGTTACGCGGAGATAAGGGAGCGCGAGCAATTTTAAAAGGTGACTTTCTCCAACAAGGAAAGCTTCTAAATTGTAACGACAAAAGACTAGTTTTCGATGTCGATACAGTTAAGGATTACGAAACACTTAAAGCATTCAATAAAGGAAATGAATAA
- a CDS encoding YIEGIA family protein, which yields MDNYLLPVIIGIIFGFIARMLLLRTDFRQYPTYPTGRIIHLSFGFISAFIGAVAIPAVLESDWTAVTFLGLAATQFREVRKMERESLEKIDEFELVKRGAPFVEGMAQAFESRNYLVMFTALVTTLCAVFSFWIGIIGGIIMLIVVKFNMSGKFLSDIADVKEAAIRFEGPTLFVDDILIKNVGLEDTRKIITEQAVGAIVTPKNQNSIVTLSFLGQRQAMLHHVATILGSYLDSGEPALIPLTKRDMADGRIALFFLPREKEFNQIKAVLDKVPILDSAIRMPKEADKDNS from the coding sequence GTGGATAATTACTTACTTCCGGTTATCATCGGAATTATTTTTGGCTTTATTGCACGAATGCTATTGTTACGCACGGACTTTCGGCAATATCCAACCTATCCTACTGGAAGGATTATTCATCTCTCATTTGGTTTTATATCTGCTTTCATCGGTGCTGTAGCAATTCCTGCTGTTCTAGAATCTGATTGGACTGCGGTTACATTTCTAGGCCTTGCAGCGACTCAGTTCCGGGAAGTGAGGAAAATGGAAAGGGAATCACTTGAGAAAATAGATGAATTCGAACTTGTGAAGCGCGGAGCACCTTTTGTTGAAGGGATGGCTCAGGCGTTTGAAAGCAGAAATTATTTAGTAATGTTCACGGCACTTGTCACTACATTGTGTGCCGTATTTTCATTTTGGATAGGTATTATCGGTGGAATTATTATGCTGATTGTTGTGAAGTTCAATATGTCAGGTAAGTTTTTGAGTGATATCGCAGATGTTAAAGAAGCGGCAATCCGCTTTGAAGGGCCAACGCTTTTCGTTGACGATATATTAATTAAAAATGTGGGATTAGAAGATACGAGAAAAATCATCACTGAACAAGCAGTGGGTGCAATCGTTACACCGAAAAATCAAAACAGTATTGTTACATTGTCTTTCCTAGGACAACGACAGGCGATGCTACATCATGTGGCAACTATTCTAGGGAGCTATCTTGACTCAGGTGAACCAGCGTTAATTCCACTTACGAAAAGAGATATGGCAGACGGTCGAATTGCATTGTTTTTCTTGCCACGAGAAAAGGAATTTAATCAGATTAAAGCAGTGTTAGACAAAGTTCCGATTCTGGATAGTGCAATTCGGATGCCTAAGGAAGCCGATAAGGACAACTCATAA
- a CDS encoding FAD binding domain-containing protein produces MISFDFTYFKPSSVTEIIDMYNEVHEQGEKALFISGGTEFITFARMNKIYADAIIDSKGIPECNVLEMRGGDLLIGAAVSLNKITDSNLFPFLGATVEQIADHTSRNKITIGGNINSELIYKESILPLLLVDAKVKVLKGTDERVVSLQSLFDRKIKLSPGELLLQIIIDSSYIDLPYISLKRTKFSKVGYPVVSVAAILKGNRLRIAFSGVCNYPFRSSEIETIINDLTIPVMDRIDKVMDNLPSSIVDDLQGSREYRAFVLKNVLLDVIEEMEMGE; encoded by the coding sequence ATGATTTCTTTTGATTTTACGTACTTTAAACCTTCTTCCGTTACGGAAATAATAGATATGTACAACGAGGTTCATGAACAAGGTGAAAAGGCCTTGTTCATATCGGGTGGCACTGAATTTATTACCTTTGCCCGTATGAACAAGATTTATGCAGATGCGATCATTGATAGTAAAGGAATTCCTGAATGTAATGTGTTGGAAATGCGTGGCGGTGATTTACTAATTGGAGCGGCGGTTTCATTAAATAAAATTACGGATTCCAACCTATTTCCGTTTCTAGGGGCTACTGTGGAACAAATCGCAGATCACACCTCGCGAAACAAAATTACAATAGGTGGGAATATTAATAGTGAATTGATATATAAGGAAAGTATTTTACCACTTTTGCTAGTAGATGCGAAAGTAAAAGTTTTGAAGGGGACTGATGAAAGAGTTGTCTCCTTACAGTCCCTATTTGATAGGAAAATAAAACTGTCTCCAGGGGAATTACTTCTTCAAATTATTATTGATTCATCCTATATCGATCTACCGTATATAAGTCTAAAAAGGACGAAATTTTCGAAAGTAGGTTATCCTGTCGTATCGGTAGCAGCAATTTTGAAGGGAAACCGATTACGTATTGCTTTTAGCGGTGTGTGTAATTATCCTTTCAGATCTAGTGAAATAGAGACGATCATAAATGATTTAACCATCCCTGTTATGGATAGAATAGACAAAGTCATGGACAATCTGCCTTCAAGTATCGTGGATGATCTCCAAGGTTCTAGAGAGTATAGGGCATTTGTGTTAAAAAATGTGTTGCTAGATGTCATAGAAGAAATGGAGATGGGCGAATGA
- a CDS encoding XdhC family protein: MQQIIETVLADTQPAALAIIVNVEGSSYRKEGTWMLIQESGVQIGMISGGCLENDLHSHATQLFRTGKATTVQYDLSSEDDLGWGRGAGCNGVVTVWIRDIDEDFRGVLDILHKQMQANEPAYFLQSMTDINQYGCITSDGKRFGKIQSNIMLNFIDVIPYQRIAKQMNFGEEMVYFQLIWPQPHLYIIGAGLDARPLAQLSGNIGYAVHLLDWRSNICNEMHFPTAASIQIGDVKKLLSNIKFSSLDSVILMTHDFQLDFEIGRYLLERKLLYLGILGSKKRTKRLFDGALPNSVHSPVGLSIGADGPEEIAVSIVAELIAVRRGKMI, from the coding sequence ATGCAGCAAATAATCGAAACGGTCTTGGCTGACACTCAACCCGCTGCACTTGCAATAATAGTTAATGTGGAAGGATCCTCTTATCGAAAGGAAGGTACGTGGATGCTTATTCAAGAGAGCGGTGTACAGATCGGAATGATAAGTGGTGGTTGTTTAGAAAATGATTTACATAGTCATGCGACGCAATTGTTTAGGACAGGCAAAGCAACTACTGTCCAATATGATTTAAGTTCTGAGGACGATCTTGGATGGGGACGTGGTGCAGGATGTAACGGTGTTGTCACTGTATGGATACGCGACATTGATGAGGATTTCCGAGGAGTCCTTGATATCCTACACAAGCAGATGCAAGCCAATGAACCTGCATACTTTCTTCAATCAATGACAGACATTAACCAGTACGGCTGTATAACCTCAGATGGAAAACGATTTGGCAAAATACAATCAAATATTATGCTAAATTTTATTGACGTTATCCCCTACCAAAGAATAGCTAAACAAATGAACTTTGGTGAAGAAATGGTATATTTCCAACTTATTTGGCCACAACCCCATCTTTATATAATTGGAGCGGGCCTCGACGCAAGACCACTTGCTCAGCTTTCAGGGAATATCGGCTATGCCGTTCATCTCTTGGATTGGCGCAGCAATATTTGTAACGAAATGCACTTTCCCACTGCAGCTTCTATTCAAATTGGCGACGTTAAAAAACTGCTATCAAACATAAAATTCAGCTCGTTGGATTCAGTGATCCTTATGACACATGATTTTCAATTAGACTTTGAAATCGGACGGTATTTGCTTGAACGCAAGTTGTTGTATCTTGGCATATTAGGGTCAAAAAAAAGAACGAAACGCCTATTTGATGGAGCACTTCCAAATAGTGTTCATTCACCAGTAGGACTATCGATTGGAGCGGATGGACCTGAAGAAATTGCTGTAAGTATCGTAGCGGAACTCATTGCTGTGAGAAGAGGAAAAATGATATGA